The DNA window ACGATGTCGCCAGTTGCGTGAATCCAACCGATGTGGTTGGATTCACGCAACTGGTGCTATTGGGGTAAGTGATGACAAAGCGGGTTTTCACGCAATGGGCGTTATATAGGGGGAGTGACGTTTAACCTTAGTTAGCACCAACAAGAGGGGCAACCAAGCGTGACGCCGGAATATAATATTTTGATTTTCAGTGACTTTGGCAGACCGTGGGCAGGCTTAGGCGGCAGGCAATTCAGGGCACCCGCCCTTATAGGTTGTTCCTCGATCTTGGAAAATTTCCGCGCGGGATGTCGAATATAAAATATTGATTGTCAGCAAGTATTGATGGACGATGTTACGCTGCTGAGTCGGGTACCGGGTTGGCCAACCATAAAACAAGCGACGAAATGTGCCTTATATGCAACATAATCAATAACTTAATGCAACCATTCGCGCCATCGAATAAATAATTCTACATCATGTCAAAATCTACATTCCAGCACACTGTCAGGGAACGCTTTTTGCGTTATGTAACCATAGATACCGAGAGCGATCCTGAAAGCGCCACCTTTCCCAGTACCGAGAAACAAAAAGACCTCGGGAAAATACTTGTAGATGAACTTCTATCCATTGGAATCATTGACGCTCACCTTGATGAATATGGGTATGTATATGCCACAATCCCAGCTAATACTGATAAAAAAGTTCCTGTTGTCTGTTTTTGTTCACATATTGACACTTCGAACGATTGTTCAGGAACTGGAGTAAAGCCCATTGTACATGCAAATTATAAGGGGCAAGACTTGGTATTGCCAGATGATACCTCGGTGGTGATTCGTATGGCAGAACACGAAGAATTAAAAAATCAGATCGGCAATGACATCATCACAGCAAGTGGTACTACTTTGCTTGGCGCCGATAACAAAGCAGGTCTAGCGGCCATCGTGGATGCAGCCAAGATTTTGAGTGAAAATCAATATCTTAAGCATGGAAAAATCCGAATTTTGTTCACCCCGGATGAAGAAATCGGTCGAGGTGTGTATAAATTGGATATGAAAAAATTGGGTGCCAAGTTCGGGTATACGATTGACGGTGAAACGGCTGGAAGTATTGAAAATGAAACTTTTAGTGCCAACGGAGCGATTGTCACAATTCGTGGAGTATCTGCACACCCAGGCTATTCCAAAGGGAAAATGGAGAATGCATTAAAAATCGCTGCACGAATCGTAGCAAAATTCCCGGACAAACTAGGCCCGGAACATACTGAGGGTAGGCAAGGTTTTATTCACCCTGTAACTTTTGAAGGCAATGTTGAAAAGGCGACGATTAAGCTTATTATTCGAGATTTCACAGAATTAGGTTTAAACCGACACGGCAAAGTGCTCAAACGTATCGTGGACACTGTTTTAAAACTTTACCCGAACAGTCATGCGGAAGTTAAAATCACAGAGCAATATAGGAATATGGGTAAGGTGCTTCGTCGTCATCCTCAAGTAGTCGCCAATGCTTTAGAGGCACTCCATCGTGCTGGGTTCAAGCAACCAAAATTAAGTGCCATACGTGGCGGAACCGACGGCTCAAAGTTGTCATATATGGGCTTGCCCTGCCCCAACTTATTCGCTGGCGAACACGCTTTCCATTCTAAACAAGAATGGGTGTCTGTACAAGATATGGAAAAGGCAGCGGAGACGATTGTCCATTTATCCCAGGTTTGGGAGGAAAAGACCCTTAAATAATTAACTTATCAAATATGCTATCTGAAATATTGAATGCGGCTATTAAATTTTGGCCCGTGCTTTTTGGCGCTTTTTTGAGTGGAATAATTTCACTCTATGTTTATCTTAGATTTCAGAGCAGAATTCAATCAGCCGAAGCACGAAAGAGTAGAGCTATGGGCGATGTTTTCTTTTTGTATGAGGCAACACCCAAAATTTACCCAGCCAATGGTAAAAAATTCATCGAATTGGAGGTAAAGGTGTCGAATCAGTCATTGAGCAAACTTGCATTATTAGCAATTTTTGTAAGATTTAAGCCCATTATCAATACTTCCAAACAAAATAATTTTACATACACAGATTTTGACTCATTGAAAGAATTTGAAAACGAAGAAGAATTTGAACAGGAATGTTCATTGTTGCAAATAAGAAATATTGCATTTGCAAAAGGTTTTTTTTGGCAGACCTCAGTTAATGGTGTTTCAGTTAGGAGAGGATTTGATATAGTTAGCGACGAATTCTGTAAAAAATACCCCCTTGTAATGGCACAGATTATCATCTATGGTGCATCAATAAATTTGATTGATAAGACACATTACCCTAAATACCAAATTGGTAGACTGCGAACGAAATTATGTGATTATCTTGAACAAAAGAATTCAGAAGATTACAATTTTTTTAGCAGGATGGGGAAAGCGGGTTTCTTAAACAAGAAAAGCATGTTATTTAATAAGATTAGGAAAACGACACTGTTCACTTTATTGAAAAAAGTAAATATATTAAATATATTTGAAATAAACCAAGGTGAGCGTATTGTGATAAATAAGGATGGGAGTACAGATGTTGAAAATACTAGGAAATTCTTTCCTGTCTTGAGTTCGGTAATAAATTCTAACATAGAAAAGGTTATTGATTTGTCAGCATAATAATATAAATATAAAATCTCATAGTGTCCATTAGCGATAAATTGTACAATACATCAAAACTATACGACCCCAGCGAGCCTGCAAAGAGTGTGTAAAATAGTTGTAACTGGTTAGCCAGAGGCTATCCAGTTACCAAAATAATAAAGGTGCTAACTCTGCATGGTCTCACATGGCCGACTAAGCGCGGCCACGTAGCCCACGCTCACGTTCGCTGAAACCCAAAAAAAGAAAATACAACATATGCAACAAATATGGTGTCAAACTTTTCACAAAAAAATTTTTTATCCATGAAAAATCGAATTGCATTTTTCGCACTTATCCTTTGCATTCTTATGACTTCGTGTAACTGGTTTCAGAACCTTGTGGACACGAGTATAAAAAATATTACCCAAAATGAGTGTGGCATTTTAGTATTCAAAGACTCCACACACTTTCTATTGGTGTACAACATTTTAGAAAAGCAATTAGAGGACTATGAGAATTCTCCTGCAATTCAAAATAATACAGACGAGGAAAAACCATTGACAGATTTTGAAATACTTAAAAGCCATAGTTCATATAGAAAATCCATCCTTGACCAAGAGCAAACAGCGGAAAATAATGGTGTCGATTTATCAATAAATCCGATAAATGAAATTTTGGAAGATGATGTAATATTACAAACGCTTTTGAACAAAGACCGCTTTTTGATAATAGACAATACAGGATACTATTATTATGATGATTGCACTCTATACAAATTTCCAATTGGCATGGAATGCCAACGAACCATGCCAATTGCAATCAACTTTTTTGAAAAACTACAAACAAATCCATTAGAAAAGGCACCTTTTGTTTATGAAAAAATCGACATTTGCAATGATGAAGAAAACTATGCCTCATTAAAAAATGGAGACCCCTGTCAAACTATTAAGTTAGTAGTTTGCCCTCGAATAGGGGTTTGCAACCCCGAAGCAGTAAATTTCATCATCATTTTCCCTCAAATCAATAACTCAATCTATACTCATATAAATCCCACAAGTACATCATGTAATTATACAGTTAGTTCACCATTACTTAACCCAACAACTTCGCTTTTGGCCTTTAATACTTATCAAAACCCAATTTCAAGTAATTTTTGTAGTTTATCTTCAGGCGAATATGGATATGTGGCTCAATATAATTTTTTGCCTTATTCCAGTCCGTCTTCAAATAATATCTATCATATAAAAATTGAAGCAGAGTTTTCTTACCCCGAGAATGGGCAAATCAAAACTTGTACGCAAGTTTTTGAAACGGATTATACTATGCCGCCTCCATGCCCAATAAATTACAATGTATCTATCGGTTCCACAGTGATAGTAACCGCAAATAATCCTTGCGGAACTCAGCAAGGAAGTTATACTTTCACTCCTCTAACCCCATCTGGTTTTGCATCACCTAGTATTATTTCAACAACTCCCAATTCAA is part of the Bacteroidota bacterium genome and encodes:
- the pepT gene encoding peptidase T — translated: MSKSTFQHTVRERFLRYVTIDTESDPESATFPSTEKQKDLGKILVDELLSIGIIDAHLDEYGYVYATIPANTDKKVPVVCFCSHIDTSNDCSGTGVKPIVHANYKGQDLVLPDDTSVVIRMAEHEELKNQIGNDIITASGTTLLGADNKAGLAAIVDAAKILSENQYLKHGKIRILFTPDEEIGRGVYKLDMKKLGAKFGYTIDGETAGSIENETFSANGAIVTIRGVSAHPGYSKGKMENALKIAARIVAKFPDKLGPEHTEGRQGFIHPVTFEGNVEKATIKLIIRDFTELGLNRHGKVLKRIVDTVLKLYPNSHAEVKITEQYRNMGKVLRRHPQVVANALEALHRAGFKQPKLSAIRGGTDGSKLSYMGLPCPNLFAGEHAFHSKQEWVSVQDMEKAAETIVHLSQVWEEKTLK